In the genome of Loxodonta africana isolate mLoxAfr1 chromosome 16, mLoxAfr1.hap2, whole genome shotgun sequence, one region contains:
- the SLC35G1 gene encoding solute carrier family 35 member G1, translating to MRPLDSTGAAEPLEPGPSQLPPDAAPRDAAPPDAAPPDAGEKPAAAEVAVAPGPGRCCLCSSSPCGWCAESEAKKKAPCPGLGLFYTLLSAFLFSVGSLFVKKVQDVHAVEISAFRCVFQMLVVIPCLIYRKTGFIGPKGQRIFLFLRGVIGSVAMILIYYAFQTTSLADATVITFSSPVFTSLFAWIFLKEKYSLWDAFFTLFTITGVILIVRPPFLFGVNTGRMEEGYSVHLKGTFAAIGHAVFAALTLVILRKMGKSVDYFLSIWYYVILGLVECVIVLFILGEWSLPYCGLDRLFLILIGLFGLGGQVFLTKAVQIEKAGLVAIMRTMDVVFAFVFQIIFFNDVPTWWTVGGALCVVASSTGAAIRKCQSSNEA from the exons ATGCGGCCCCTGGACAGTACTGGGGCCGCGGAGCCGCTGGAGCCCGGGCCGTCGCAGCTGCCGCCGGACGCCGCGCCGCGGGACGCAGCGCCCCCGGACGCAGCGCCCCCGGACGCGGGCGAGAAGCCCGCGGCCGCTGAGGTAGCGGTGGCGCCCGGTCCCGGCAGGTGCTGCCTCTGCAGCTCCTCGCCGTGCGGCTGGTGCGCGGAGTCGG AAGCCAAGAAGAAAGCACCCTGCCCTGGACTTGGCTTGTTTTACACTTTACTGTCTGCCTTCCTTTTCTCAGTGGGCTCTTTATTTGTTAAAAAAGTACAAGATGTCCATGCTGTAGAAATTAGCGCATTTCGGTGCGTGTTCCAAATGCTGGTCGTTATCCCTTGCTTAATATACAGAAA AACTGGGTTCATAGGCCCAAAAGGTCAACGAATTTTCCTCTTTCTCAGAGGAGTCATTGGTTCTGTTGCCATGATCCTCATATACTATGCTTTCCAGACGACATCTCTTGCAGATGCCACGGTTATCACGTTCAGCAGCCCAGTGTTTACGTCTTTATTTGCCTGGATATTTCTCAAAGAAAAATACAGCCTTTGGGATGCTTTCTTCACCCTGTTCACAATCACTGGAGTGATCCTTATTGTGCGCCCACCATTTTTGTTTGGTGTCAACACTGGGAGGATGGAAGAAGGCTATTCAGTCCACCTTAAGGGAACATTCGCAGCAATTGGACATGCTGTGTTTGCTGCATTGACTTTAGTTATCCTAAGAAAAATGGGAAAATCTGTGGACTACTTTTTGAGCATTTGGTATTATGTAATACTTGGCCTCGTGGAATGTGTCATCGTCCTGTTTATATTAGGAGAATGGAGTCTGCCTTACTGTGGATTGGATAGGTTATTTCTCATACTCATCGGGCTGTTTGGGTTGGGGGGTCAAGTATTTCTCACAAAAGCAGTTCAAATTGAAAAAGCAGGGCTGGTAGCAATAATGAGAACTATGGATGTGGTTTTTGCTTTTGTCTTTCAGATTATTTTCTTTAATGATGTGCCAACTTGGTGGACAGTGGGGGGCGCACTCTGCGTAGTAGCCAGTAGTACTGGAGCAGCCATTCGTAAATGCCAGAGTTCAAATGAAGCGTAA